A DNA window from Streptomyces sp. B21-083 contains the following coding sequences:
- a CDS encoding DNA polymerase III subunit alpha → MTGFAHLHVASGYSARYGAAHPEQLARRAAERGMGTLALTDRDTVTGAVRFARACAKEGVRPVFGVDLAVAALAPPPPERRRRTPVRGGAHVAEPPLRFTLLAQDRAGWARLCRITSAAYVGTASGAAPVVVPWEALREYGGPGLTVLLGPLSEPVRALVVGREDVAVRLLAPWREVFGGGVRLEVIMHKRFSGDAEGSGSGKGGGDRGGGGGGAATGTGAATGTGTGPGSLRLAARTLALADRTRTPAVLTNAVRYADPDQHRLADVLDAARLLRPIDRRRLDSGERWLKDEGRMTEIAYAVAECAGADARRARRLLADTAATADACTLDPEADLGLGTAHLPEPSVFGAGPDAGAAVRLLRERCETGLAGRGLDRDRVALDRLDQELTVITKLNYDPYFLAVGQVVADIRELGIRVAARGSGAGSMVCHALGIATANPLEHRLLFERFLSERRRGLPDIDIDVESARRLECYDAIFDRFGKERVAVTAMPETYRARRALRDTGLALGVAPMDVDRIAKSFPHLRASDITGALAELPELRQLAAEAHRFGPLWELAEGLDSLVHGMAMHPCGVVISDATLLDRLPVQPTPQGDYPMAMAAKEEIEALGNIKLDVLGVRMQSAMAHAVTEIERTTGNRIDLDDPEQVPLDDVFAFKLIQESRTLGLFQLESPGQQDLLSRLQPRDVQDVIADISLFRPGPVAGGMPERYIAARHGGAPSYAHPDLEPVLADTNGVTIWHEQIIETLSVMTGCDYAMAEIARRALGDKARLPRVRDWFHGLARARGYSAAVRDEVWQTVEAFGAYGFCRAHAVAFAVPALQSAWLKAHYPAYLLAGLLEHDPGMWPKRVLVADARRGGVQVLPVDINRSRVRHTVEKADGERWDVRLALSEVRGIGEEECARIEEGQPYGSLSDFWQRARPSRPVAERLAEIGALNCLHDGRLTRRDLLLQIAELHRASRTRSAGEGQLPIVAGAVGGAEPSGLPEMTGREALSAELSTLGIDVSRHLMEHHHRLLREIGATDAAHLVGLRAGQQVLVAGVRASTQTPPIASGKRIIFVTLEDGSGLVDLAFFEDSHPACAHTVFHSGLLLVRGTVQVRGTRRTVVGSMAWDLDEVAATRRDNGPEAALALLGADHPHPTPAQPRRTLANGTTGARLHPYADLQPAGTRSADLKKFGYTSPGSAG, encoded by the coding sequence ATGACGGGCTTCGCCCATCTGCACGTCGCGTCCGGTTATTCCGCCCGCTATGGCGCCGCCCACCCTGAGCAGCTCGCCCGGCGGGCCGCCGAGCGCGGTATGGGGACGCTGGCCCTCACCGACCGGGACACGGTCACCGGCGCCGTACGGTTCGCCCGGGCCTGTGCGAAGGAAGGGGTCCGGCCGGTCTTCGGCGTCGACCTGGCGGTGGCCGCCCTCGCGCCGCCGCCCCCGGAACGGCGGCGCCGTACCCCGGTGCGCGGCGGCGCACATGTGGCCGAGCCGCCGCTGCGGTTCACGCTGCTCGCGCAGGACCGGGCCGGCTGGGCGCGGCTGTGCCGGATCACCTCGGCCGCGTATGTCGGTACGGCGTCCGGCGCGGCGCCGGTGGTGGTGCCGTGGGAGGCGCTGCGTGAGTACGGCGGTCCCGGTCTGACCGTGCTGCTCGGCCCGCTCTCGGAGCCGGTGCGGGCGCTGGTGGTGGGCCGGGAGGACGTCGCGGTGCGGTTGCTGGCGCCTTGGCGGGAGGTGTTCGGGGGCGGGGTGCGGTTGGAGGTGATCATGCATAAACGTTTCTCCGGCGATGCTGAGGGCAGCGGCAGCGGTAAGGGCGGTGGTGACCGCGGCGGTGGCGGTGGCGGTGCAGCTACGGGTACTGGTGCAGCTACTGGTACTGGTACCGGACCCGGCTCCCTGCGCCTCGCCGCCCGTACCCTCGCCCTGGCCGACCGCACCCGTACCCCCGCCGTCCTCACCAATGCCGTCCGCTACGCCGACCCCGACCAGCACCGTCTCGCCGACGTCCTGGACGCCGCCCGGCTGCTGCGGCCGATCGACCGGCGCCGCCTCGACAGCGGGGAGCGCTGGCTGAAGGACGAGGGAAGGATGACGGAGATCGCGTACGCGGTCGCCGAGTGCGCCGGAGCCGACGCCCGGCGGGCCCGACGGCTGCTGGCCGACACCGCCGCCACGGCGGACGCCTGCACCCTCGACCCCGAGGCCGACCTGGGCCTGGGCACCGCCCACTTGCCGGAACCGTCGGTATTCGGTGCCGGGCCCGATGCGGGCGCTGCCGTCCGGTTGCTGCGCGAGCGATGCGAGACCGGCCTGGCCGGACGCGGCCTCGACCGCGACCGCGTGGCGCTCGACCGGCTGGACCAAGAGCTCACCGTGATCACCAAGTTGAACTACGACCCGTACTTCCTCGCCGTCGGCCAGGTCGTCGCCGACATCCGGGAACTGGGCATCCGGGTCGCCGCCCGCGGCTCGGGCGCCGGTTCGATGGTCTGCCACGCGCTGGGCATCGCCACCGCCAACCCTCTCGAACACCGGCTGCTGTTCGAACGGTTCCTCAGCGAGCGGCGCAGGGGGCTGCCCGACATCGACATCGACGTGGAGTCCGCCCGGCGCCTGGAGTGCTACGACGCGATCTTCGACCGGTTCGGCAAGGAACGGGTCGCGGTCACCGCCATGCCCGAGACCTACCGAGCCCGCCGCGCCCTGCGTGACACCGGCCTCGCCCTCGGTGTCGCGCCCATGGACGTCGACCGGATCGCCAAGAGTTTCCCGCACCTGCGCGCCTCCGACATCACCGGCGCCCTCGCCGAACTGCCCGAGTTGCGTCAACTGGCCGCCGAGGCACACCGGTTCGGACCGCTGTGGGAGCTGGCGGAAGGCCTCGACTCGCTGGTCCACGGCATGGCCATGCACCCCTGCGGAGTGGTCATCAGTGACGCCACCCTCCTGGACCGGCTGCCGGTGCAGCCCACCCCGCAGGGCGACTACCCCATGGCGATGGCGGCGAAGGAGGAGATCGAGGCGCTGGGCAACATCAAACTCGACGTCCTGGGCGTGCGGATGCAGTCCGCGATGGCCCACGCCGTCACCGAGATCGAACGGACCACCGGCAACCGCATCGACCTCGACGACCCGGAGCAGGTTCCGCTGGACGACGTCTTCGCCTTCAAGCTCATCCAGGAGAGCCGGACCCTGGGCCTGTTCCAGCTGGAGTCGCCGGGCCAGCAGGATCTTCTGTCCCGGTTGCAGCCCCGCGACGTGCAGGACGTCATCGCCGACATCAGCCTCTTCCGCCCCGGCCCGGTCGCGGGCGGTATGCCCGAGCGGTACATCGCCGCCCGGCACGGCGGCGCACCGTCGTACGCCCACCCGGACCTGGAACCGGTGCTCGCCGACACCAACGGCGTGACCATCTGGCACGAGCAGATCATCGAGACGCTGTCGGTCATGACCGGCTGCGACTACGCGATGGCGGAGATCGCCCGGCGGGCGCTCGGTGACAAGGCCCGGCTGCCACGGGTCAGGGACTGGTTCCACGGCCTGGCACGCGCGCGTGGCTACAGCGCGGCCGTACGGGACGAGGTCTGGCAGACCGTCGAGGCCTTCGGCGCCTACGGCTTCTGCCGCGCCCACGCGGTCGCCTTCGCCGTACCCGCGCTGCAGAGCGCCTGGCTCAAGGCCCACTATCCGGCGTACCTGCTGGCCGGTCTGCTCGAACACGACCCGGGCATGTGGCCCAAGCGCGTCCTGGTCGCCGACGCCCGCCGGGGCGGCGTACAGGTCCTGCCCGTCGACATCAACCGCTCCCGGGTGAGACACACCGTGGAGAAGGCCGACGGAGAGCGGTGGGATGTACGCCTCGCGCTGTCCGAGGTGCGCGGCATCGGCGAGGAGGAGTGCGCCCGGATCGAGGAGGGGCAGCCGTACGGATCGCTGTCGGACTTCTGGCAGCGGGCCCGCCCGAGCAGGCCGGTCGCCGAACGACTCGCCGAGATCGGCGCCCTGAACTGTCTCCATGACGGCCGGCTCACCCGGCGTGATCTGCTGCTCCAGATCGCCGAGCTGCACCGTGCCTCCCGCACTCGGTCCGCAGGCGAGGGCCAGCTGCCCATCGTCGCGGGTGCCGTCGGCGGGGCGGAGCCGAGCGGCCTGCCGGAGATGACCGGACGTGAAGCCCTCAGCGCCGAGTTGAGCACCCTGGGCATCGACGTCTCCAGGCACCTGATGGAGCACCACCACCGACTGCTGCGCGAGATCGGCGCGACCGACGCGGCCCATCTGGTCGGCCTGCGCGCCGGGCAGCAGGTCCTCGTCGCCGGCGTACGGGCCTCCACCCAGACTCCGCCGATCGCCAGCGGCAAGCGCATCATCTTCGTCACCCTGGAGGACGGCTCCGGCCTGGTCGACCTGGCCTTCTTCGAAGACTCCCACCCTGCCTGCGCGCACACCGTCTTCCACAGCGGCCTGCTGCTGGTCCGCGGCACGGTCCAGGTCCGCGGCACCCGTCGTACCGTCGTCGGCTCCATGGCCTGGGACCTGGACGAGGTCGCTGCCACCCGCCGCGACAACGGCCCCGAGGCCGCGCTCGCCCTCCTCGGAGCCGACCACCCGCACCCGACCCCCGCACAGCCGCGACGGACCTTGGCCAACGGCACTACAGGCGCTCGACTGCACCCGTACGCCGACCTGCAGCCCGCCGGCACCCGGTCGGCCGACCTGAAGAAGTTCGGCTACACCAGCCCGGGGAGCGCGGGATGA
- a CDS encoding S1 family peptidase, whose translation MKHRRISGRRATVVGAGITALVAAGVTFQSANASEVTKTAEPRVLSVPAAGKIASILGKDLGADVAGAYYDAKTKNLVVNVLDEMAARTVESAGARARIVENSVAELDSARTTLKQDATIPGTSWAVDPTANKVVVTADRTVSAAEWSKLTKVVDGLGGTAELKRTKGEFRTFVAGGDAITGSGGRCSLGFNVVKGGESYFLTAGHCTESISTWSDSSGVIGQNESSSFPGNDYGLVKYTADVAHPSQVNLYNGSSQRITGAASATVGQSVTRSGSTTQVHSGTVTGLNATVNYGNGDIVNGLIQTDVCAEPGDSGGSLFSGSSAIGLTSGGSGDCGSGGETFFQPVTEALSATGTQIG comes from the coding sequence TTGAAGCACCGACGCATATCAGGGCGCCGCGCCACCGTGGTAGGTGCGGGCATCACCGCACTCGTCGCCGCGGGAGTGACCTTCCAGAGTGCGAACGCGAGCGAGGTCACCAAGACCGCTGAACCCAGGGTCCTTTCGGTCCCGGCGGCCGGAAAGATCGCCTCGATACTCGGCAAGGACCTCGGCGCCGACGTCGCGGGAGCGTATTACGACGCGAAGACGAAGAACCTCGTCGTCAACGTGCTCGACGAAATGGCGGCCCGGACCGTCGAGTCGGCCGGCGCCCGGGCCCGGATCGTCGAGAACTCCGTCGCCGAACTCGACAGCGCCCGTACGACCCTGAAGCAGGACGCGACCATCCCCGGCACCTCGTGGGCGGTCGACCCGACGGCCAACAAGGTCGTCGTCACCGCCGACCGCACGGTCTCGGCGGCCGAGTGGAGCAAACTCACCAAGGTCGTCGACGGTCTCGGCGGCACGGCCGAACTCAAGCGTACGAAGGGGGAGTTCAGGACCTTCGTCGCGGGCGGCGACGCGATCACCGGCAGCGGGGGCCGCTGCTCGCTCGGCTTCAACGTGGTCAAGGGCGGCGAGTCGTACTTCCTGACCGCCGGGCACTGCACCGAGTCGATCTCGACGTGGTCCGACTCGTCCGGCGTGATCGGCCAGAACGAGTCGTCCAGCTTCCCCGGCAACGACTACGGCCTGGTCAAGTACACGGCCGATGTCGCCCACCCGAGTCAGGTCAACCTCTACAACGGCAGCTCCCAGCGGATCACCGGCGCCGCCTCGGCCACCGTCGGCCAGTCGGTGACCCGCAGCGGCTCCACGACCCAGGTGCACTCCGGCACGGTCACCGGTCTGAACGCGACCGTGAACTACGGCAACGGCGACATCGTCAACGGGCTCATCCAGACCGACGTCTGCGCCGAGCCCGGCGACAGCGGCGGCTCGCTCTTCTCGGGCAGCAGCGCGATCGGTCTCACCTCCGGCGGCAGCGGCGACTGCGGCTCGGGCGGGGAGACCTTCTTCCAACCGGTCACGGAAGCACTGTCGGCCACCGGTACGCAGATCGGCTGA
- a CDS encoding slipin family protein, which translates to MVEELVTAGVAVASAGVLYAAAAARVVKQYERGVVFRLGRLTSSVRGPGFTVIVPFVDKIRKVNMQIVTLPIPAQEGITRDNVTVRVDAVVYFKVVDAAEAIIQVEDYRFAVSQMAQTSLRSIIGKSDLDDLLSNREQLNQGLELMIDSPAMGWGVQIDRVEIKDVSLPETMKRSMARQAEADRERRARIINADAELQASKKLAEAAGVMSEQPAALQLRLLQTVVAVAAEKNSTLVLPFPVELLRFLERAQSQQPPPGVPPVEPAQVARAPQDGVRREIAEPSGPSDPSEPSELSEPSGSSEQSVREQLPSAASLLELGPDRANSRQD; encoded by the coding sequence ATGGTCGAGGAGCTGGTGACGGCGGGAGTCGCTGTCGCGTCCGCCGGAGTGCTGTATGCGGCTGCTGCGGCGCGGGTCGTCAAACAGTACGAGCGAGGTGTGGTGTTCCGGCTCGGGCGCCTCACGTCGAGTGTGCGCGGGCCCGGGTTCACCGTGATCGTGCCCTTCGTGGACAAGATCCGCAAAGTCAACATGCAGATCGTCACCCTGCCGATCCCGGCCCAGGAGGGCATCACCCGGGACAACGTGACCGTGCGCGTGGACGCTGTCGTCTACTTCAAGGTGGTCGACGCGGCCGAGGCGATCATCCAGGTCGAGGACTACCGGTTCGCGGTCTCGCAGATGGCGCAGACCTCGCTGCGCTCCATCATCGGCAAGAGCGACCTGGACGATCTCCTGTCCAACCGGGAGCAGCTCAACCAGGGGCTGGAGCTGATGATCGACAGCCCGGCCATGGGATGGGGCGTGCAGATCGACCGGGTCGAGATCAAGGACGTGTCACTGCCGGAGACCATGAAGCGCTCGATGGCCCGGCAGGCCGAGGCCGACCGGGAACGCCGGGCTCGGATCATCAACGCGGACGCCGAGTTGCAGGCCTCGAAGAAGCTCGCGGAAGCCGCCGGAGTGATGTCCGAGCAGCCCGCAGCACTCCAACTCCGGCTCCTCCAGACGGTGGTGGCGGTCGCGGCCGAGAAGAACTCCACACTCGTCCTGCCCTTCCCGGTGGAACTGCTCCGCTTCCTCGAACGGGCCCAGAGCCAGCAGCCGCCGCCGGGCGTGCCCCCGGTGGAGCCGGCGCAGGTGGCGCGTGCGCCACAGGACGGGGTGAGGCGGGAGATCGCTGAGCCGTCCGGGCCATCCGATCCGTCCGAGCCGTCTGAGCTGTCCGAGCCGTCCGGGTCTTCTGAGCAATCGGTGCGGGAGCAACTACCTTCCGCCGCGTCCCTGTTGGAGTTGGGTCCCGATAGGGCGAATTCAAGACAGGACTAG
- a CDS encoding S1 family peptidase — protein MRIKRTTPRSGITRRTRLIAVSTGLVAAAAIAIPNATAADVTTFSTAQLTKASGSVLKADVPGTAWAVDARTNRVVVTADSTVSKAEIAKIKQQAGSTADAITIKRTPGKFSKLISGGDAIYASSWRCSLGFNVRSGSTYYFLTAGHCTDGAGNWWSNSARTTLLGATSGSSFPTNDYGIVKYASSYPTSSISGTVGSVDITSAATPSVNTTVYRRGSTTGIHSGRVTALNATVNYGGGDVVYGMIQTTVCAEPGDSGGPLYSNSGVAYGLTSGGSGNCSSGGTTFFQPVTEALSAYGVSVF, from the coding sequence GTGAGGATCAAGCGCACCACCCCCCGCAGTGGCATCACGAGACGGACCCGGCTGATCGCCGTCAGCACCGGACTCGTGGCCGCGGCCGCCATCGCCATCCCCAACGCGACAGCCGCCGACGTCACCACCTTCAGCACCGCCCAGCTCACCAAGGCGAGCGGCTCGGTGCTCAAGGCCGATGTCCCGGGCACCGCCTGGGCCGTCGACGCCAGGACGAACCGCGTTGTCGTCACCGCCGACAGCACGGTCTCCAAGGCGGAGATCGCGAAGATCAAGCAGCAGGCGGGCAGCACCGCCGACGCCATCACCATCAAGAGGACCCCGGGCAAGTTCAGCAAACTGATCTCCGGCGGCGACGCCATCTATGCGAGTAGCTGGCGCTGCTCCCTGGGCTTCAACGTCCGTAGCGGCTCCACCTACTACTTCCTGACCGCCGGCCACTGCACCGACGGCGCGGGCAACTGGTGGTCCAACTCCGCTCGTACGACGCTGCTCGGCGCGACCTCGGGCTCCAGCTTCCCGACGAACGACTACGGGATCGTCAAGTACGCGAGCAGTTACCCCACGAGCTCGATCTCGGGCACCGTCGGCAGCGTCGACATCACCAGCGCCGCCACCCCGTCCGTGAACACCACGGTCTACCGTCGCGGCTCCACCACCGGCATCCACAGCGGCCGGGTCACCGCGCTGAACGCGACCGTCAACTACGGCGGCGGCGACGTCGTCTACGGCATGATCCAGACCACGGTCTGCGCCGAGCCCGGCGACTCCGGTGGCCCGCTCTACTCCAACAGCGGCGTCGCCTACGGTCTGACCTCGGGAGGCAGTGGCAACTGCTCCTCCGGTGGTACGACCTTCTTCCAGCCCGTCACGGAGGCCCTGAGCGCCTACGGCGTCAGCGTCTTCTAG
- a CDS encoding DUF1684 domain-containing protein yields the protein MTADVSEAWQRWHERRVETVSAPYGPLALVGTHWIEDFPGGRLPSVPGRWTADADGIVLDAGATDGLTLDGEPFAGKVRLAADAGPAGAARVGLGDRRLVVLVREGSWGVRDFDPAAETRTAFKGVEATPYDPRWSVPGRFTPYDGRRTVRVANADGRERGLGLGGELTFTIDEQELTLRVAVEEDGTLWAVFADSTSGDGSYRFRFLRPAAPDAEGRTTVDFNRSLLPPCAFADHFVCPFPPPGNTLGVAIAAGERDLR from the coding sequence ATGACGGCGGACGTGTCCGAGGCGTGGCAGAGGTGGCACGAACGGCGCGTCGAGACGGTGTCGGCGCCCTACGGGCCCCTCGCACTCGTCGGTACGCACTGGATCGAGGACTTTCCGGGCGGTCGGCTTCCGTCCGTCCCCGGCCGCTGGACGGCCGACGCCGACGGGATCGTCCTGGACGCCGGGGCCACGGACGGGCTGACGCTCGACGGCGAGCCCTTCGCCGGGAAGGTCCGGCTGGCCGCCGACGCCGGTCCGGCGGGCGCGGCCCGGGTCGGTCTCGGCGACCGACGCCTGGTCGTACTGGTGCGCGAGGGCAGCTGGGGCGTACGCGACTTCGACCCCGCCGCCGAGACGCGTACGGCGTTCAAGGGCGTCGAGGCGACTCCGTACGACCCGCGCTGGTCGGTGCCCGGCAGGTTCACGCCGTACGACGGGCGGCGGACCGTGCGCGTCGCGAACGCGGACGGGCGGGAGCGCGGGCTCGGGCTCGGCGGTGAACTGACGTTCACTATCGACGAGCAGGAGCTGACGCTGCGTGTGGCGGTCGAGGAGGACGGCACACTGTGGGCCGTCTTCGCCGACTCCACCAGCGGCGACGGCAGTTACCGCTTCCGATTCCTGCGCCCCGCGGCCCCGGACGCCGAGGGGCGCACAACGGTGGACTTCAATCGGAGCCTGCTTCCACCGTGCGCGTTCGCCGACCATTTCGTCTGCCCCTTTCCCCCGCCGGGGAATACGCTGGGCGTCGCCATAGCCGCAGGGGAGCGCGATCTCCGCTAG
- a CDS encoding LLM class flavin-dependent oxidoreductase, with protein sequence MTSTHGRGLLHLAAAVDQSVAGRQALPDADLYVEAARLAESGGLDFVTLGDSFAHPGPDALGMLARIAPATARIGLVATGTTTYAEPFHARAALATLDRVSGGRAGRQLDVHATGNENEAGDGAENEAEVAARLFGRRRAAPGGAPPDGKEGDAKTRDLATGRFVGEGKPHHIEFESATFSVTDPSAAPRPSQGHPVHVVDATEGQTRQLAAQYADVVLVRAVSAAQADAVRDELRLTAKDLGRDPDELRVLASLVVDLGGGEYAAEPGHGGGGPRPSAHGPLYRGGPVDLAELITAWHASGAVDGFHLVPAEPRRDLERLVNGTVALLQHRSLFRTFYPGSTLREHLGLAPPVKQCAGRVVSAGGAS encoded by the coding sequence ATGACCTCAACGCACGGCCGGGGGCTGCTGCACCTGGCCGCCGCCGTCGATCAGTCCGTGGCCGGACGGCAGGCCCTGCCCGACGCCGACCTGTACGTCGAGGCGGCGCGGCTCGCCGAGAGCGGCGGCCTCGACTTCGTGACGCTCGGCGACTCCTTCGCGCACCCCGGTCCTGACGCGCTCGGCATGCTCGCCCGGATCGCGCCCGCCACCGCGCGGATCGGTCTGGTGGCCACCGGGACCACCACGTACGCCGAGCCCTTCCATGCCCGGGCGGCCCTGGCGACCCTCGACCGGGTCAGCGGCGGCCGGGCCGGCCGGCAGCTCGACGTGCACGCGACCGGGAACGAGAACGAGGCCGGGGACGGGGCCGAGAACGAGGCCGAGGTCGCGGCCCGGCTTTTCGGGCGCCGCCGCGCCGCTCCCGGGGGCGCACCGCCGGACGGCAAGGAGGGTGACGCCAAGACACGGGACCTGGCGACCGGCCGTTTCGTCGGCGAAGGCAAGCCGCACCACATCGAGTTCGAGAGCGCCACCTTCTCCGTCACGGACCCTTCCGCCGCTCCGAGGCCGTCCCAGGGGCACCCCGTCCATGTCGTCGACGCCACCGAGGGGCAGACTCGGCAACTCGCGGCCCAGTACGCCGACGTGGTGCTCGTCCGGGCGGTGAGCGCCGCGCAGGCGGATGCCGTTCGGGACGAACTGAGGCTTACCGCAAAGGACTTGGGACGTGACCCGGACGAGTTGAGGGTCCTCGCGAGCCTTGTCGTCGACCTGGGCGGCGGCGAGTACGCGGCCGAGCCGGGGCACGGGGGCGGTGGCCCCCGGCCGAGTGCGCACGGCCCGCTGTACCGGGGCGGACCAGTCGACCTCGCCGAACTGATCACCGCCTGGCACGCGTCCGGCGCCGTCGACGGCTTCCACCTCGTGCCCGCCGAGCCGCGCCGCGACCTGGAGCGCCTCGTCAACGGCACGGTGGCGCTGCTCCAGCACCGGAGCCTGTTCCGTACCTTCTATCCGGGCAGCACCCTCCGGGAGCACCTGGGGCTGGCCCCGCCGGTCAAGCAGTGCGCCGGGCGGGTCGTGAGCGCCGGGGGAGCGTCATGA
- a CDS encoding cell division protein SepF, with amino-acid sequence MGSVRKASAWLGLVDDNDDERYYDDDYSEGTEQPGDAWVTDPRVKVAGEVAEEKGRRIGTVTPDSFRDARAIGELFRDGVPVIMNLTAMEAADAKRVVDFAAGLIFGLRGSIERVSNRVFLLTPADTEIVSGEAQPHRADGFFNQS; translated from the coding sequence ATGGGATCGGTACGCAAGGCGAGTGCCTGGCTTGGCCTCGTCGACGACAACGATGACGAGCGTTACTACGACGACGACTACTCCGAGGGGACCGAGCAGCCCGGGGATGCCTGGGTCACGGACCCCCGGGTCAAGGTCGCGGGCGAGGTGGCCGAGGAGAAGGGCCGCCGGATCGGCACGGTCACCCCGGACAGCTTCCGGGACGCCCGCGCCATCGGCGAGCTCTTCCGGGACGGCGTTCCGGTCATCATGAACCTCACCGCCATGGAGGCCGCCGACGCCAAGCGCGTCGTCGACTTCGCGGCAGGCCTCATCTTCGGCCTGCGCGGCTCCATCGAGCGGGTGTCCAACCGCGTGTTCCTGCTGACCCCCGCCGACACGGAGATCGTCAGCGGGGAGGCGCAGCCGCACCGGGCGGACGGTTTCTTCAACCAGAGCTGA
- a CDS encoding acyl-CoA dehydrogenase family protein → MAVFAKLPPFDPADPLGLDDQLDAEDLAVRDTVRTWAADRVLPHVAGWFEEGELPDIRGLARELGGIGALGMSLTGYGCAGASAVQYGLACLELEAADSGIRSLVSVQGSLAMYAVHAFGSEEQKQHWLPQMASGDVIGCFGLTEPDHGSDPAGMRTYAKRDGGNGDWVLNGRKMWITNGSVAGVAVVWAQTDDGIRGFVVPTDTPGFSAPEIKHKWSLRASVTSELVLDDVRLPADAVLPEVTGLRGPLSCLSHARYGIVWGAMGAARSCFEAAVDYAKTREQFGRPIGGFQLTQAKLADMAVELHKGILLAHHLGRRMDAGRLRPEQVSFGKLNNVREAIDICRTARTILGANGISLEYPVMRHATNLESVLTYEGTVEMHQLVLGKALTGLDAFR, encoded by the coding sequence GTGGCTGTGTTCGCGAAGCTGCCCCCTTTCGACCCCGCCGACCCGCTCGGCCTCGACGACCAGCTGGACGCGGAGGACCTGGCCGTCAGGGACACCGTCCGGACCTGGGCGGCGGACCGTGTGCTGCCCCATGTCGCCGGGTGGTTCGAGGAGGGTGAGCTGCCGGACATCAGGGGGCTCGCCCGAGAGCTGGGTGGCATCGGCGCCCTCGGGATGTCCCTCACGGGGTATGGGTGCGCCGGTGCTTCCGCCGTGCAGTACGGGCTCGCCTGCCTGGAGCTGGAGGCCGCCGACTCCGGTATCCGCTCCCTCGTCTCCGTACAGGGATCGCTCGCCATGTACGCCGTCCACGCCTTCGGCAGCGAGGAGCAGAAGCAGCACTGGCTGCCGCAGATGGCCTCCGGCGACGTCATCGGCTGCTTCGGGCTGACCGAGCCCGACCACGGCTCCGACCCCGCCGGCATGCGTACGTACGCCAAGCGCGACGGCGGCAACGGTGACTGGGTGCTCAACGGGCGGAAGATGTGGATCACCAACGGGTCGGTCGCCGGCGTGGCCGTCGTATGGGCGCAGACCGACGACGGCATCCGCGGGTTCGTCGTCCCCACCGACACCCCCGGGTTCTCCGCGCCCGAGATCAAGCACAAGTGGTCCCTGCGCGCCTCCGTCACCAGCGAACTGGTGCTCGACGACGTGAGGCTGCCCGCCGATGCCGTACTGCCTGAGGTCACCGGCCTTCGCGGTCCCCTGAGCTGTCTCTCGCACGCCCGCTACGGGATCGTCTGGGGTGCCATGGGAGCGGCCCGGTCCTGTTTCGAGGCCGCTGTCGACTACGCGAAGACGCGTGAGCAGTTCGGACGGCCCATCGGAGGGTTCCAGCTCACGCAGGCCAAGCTCGCCGACATGGCGGTCGAGCTGCACAAGGGGATTCTGCTCGCCCACCATCTGGGGCGGCGCATGGACGCCGGCCGCCTGCGTCCCGAGCAGGTCAGCTTCGGCAAGCTCAACAACGTTCGAGAGGCCATCGACATCTGTCGTACGGCCCGGACGATCCTCGGCGCCAACGGGATCTCGCTCGAATACCCCGTGATGCGGCACGCGACGAACCTTGAGTCGGTGCTCACGTACGAGGGCACCGTCGAGATGCACCAGCTGGTGCTGGGCAAGGCGCTCACCGGACTTGACGCCTTCCGCTGA